In Drosophila simulans strain w501 chromosome 3R, Prin_Dsim_3.1, whole genome shotgun sequence, a single window of DNA contains:
- the LOC6727182 gene encoding Fanconi anemia group M protein homolog, producing MDVKWMDDDEDLVAALAMHEELKTEDADGTRRELFDEACDGFDMATGNNWIYPNNLPLRSYQQTIVQSALFKNTLVVLPTGLGKTFIAAVVMYNFYRWYPKGKIVFMAPTRPLVSQQIHASQKIMPFPSEDTVQLTGQLPRPKRAELWASKRVFFATPQVVHSDMLEADGGSSFPFGSIKLIVVDEAHRAKGRYAYTQVADCLMARNRHFRMLALSATPGRTMEDVAAVCRNLYISNLQVRWDTSIDVQPYIHRRTIRTIVVSLKERIKEPRERLLQIIEPYLRQLTEAEIFKGNKGTVSRNSLLFEQKSFVERSAQGQRHPDHNIIMSNFAMCISMYHSLELMERHGLRVFVNNFDADEDGREKFVLARDGNLRNLVEQVRQELGANPLDYTTHAMTNGEVPPLPSDLDFGHAKYEKLRQVLVQHFQANPDSRAIVFCEYRESVMLIHRLLLQHRPVLRPRCFVGQGSTVGASYALTQKQQLQIMTDFRSGTSNVLVATSIGEEGLDVGEVEMIVCFDICSTNPTRFIQRIGRTGRKKNGEVVMLVTEGREQQVLKDVLANKDQINKKLLNSSVVKFSLYEQNPRMVPSKFQPKCVEKHMEPVAEDEPKPKSSAKTKESRKRKQPVAQTGSLRKYFKESPPTESQHGILQGIKQYQMSDSSQQLVKQQVLRRSVTLKNFFGETQASSTLTSSQEDVQRLRKLTRLLQSNKPLVSDSKDLMSHLQDDHLPRQIKLYLLKSNPEFLRETHSKMQIQSELNIADDRLNSRQRRTRNNYQLLLDICDGMDQMNELLQGNNSGAEISFRDELNPMYNRSPKKFDTICDKIFEGLNEHGLNSDNFELKQDLLEKLELRNLETTVNEQLGGIEDSWSEEEWDQQEEDVKFESMYLSQQLNLPDADVVPHSSTPLRVKPLSKLKFETLQGDIEEEYHFGMEASELGDNLGRLNSLMNASDLKIKATERSAPISIRDSTIETNHFRAVEESQRSIPIPIAESSGESNHCHVNENSEIYPMSIDDTKVKSSLNLKIQAESIVDDLDIDLDDFLEPMDKELELASQTIGKSQKNILDHQTEKLEENCQQKETAHNDDLDLTAEDLKEFLEPMVEEVELMSQQKANDFKDFLEPMAEELELVSPQNKNILPPSTGTIKNSENKNLHENGSRTVSPDIFGSDSMSPLKPQGKSLAAKLAAKAAAKVLPCAPPNSAGLNSPENRKRTNSSIQDKSPSIFDLYLNRMRGRGRLAKAAENLHRITSTNSTISVPKDEEDSPIARRPSKRKIVISSDEEEEQKPQVAETQVDCESDDYERILDTQMPDPPKTPTRPRQKRSKFNSFILDEAEKSGSDHEEEGETTIGTYLKDSMIVSSDDEDHNDTNNHAIYLRALKSPIQRPGAFKMPPPRVFRDESHIFSQPVEDDSSQYMQCSFIVDDESSTIERGHDVSECPLEKAERILKERRKQRRLGKVPPAPVNKRRRLQTISTSSDEDDVVLID from the exons ATGGATGTGAAATGGATGGACGATGACGAAGACCTAGTGGCGGCCTTGGCGATGCACGAAGAGCTGAAGACCGAG GATGCCGACGGAACACGTCGAGAACTTTTCGACGAAGCCTGCGATGGCTTCGATATGGCCACTGGAAACAACTGGATATATCCCAACAACCTGCCCCTGCGATCATATCAACAAACCATCGTCCAGTCGGCGCTGTTCAAAAACACCCTGGTGGTGTTGCCCACGGGATTGGGAAAGACCTTCATTGCGGCGGTGGTTATGTACAACTTTTACAGGTGGTATCCAAAAGGGAAGATCGTGTTCATGGCACCCACGAGGCCCCTGGTCTCGCAGCAGATCCACGCCTCCCAGAAGATAATGCCCTTTCCATCTGAAGATACGGTGCAGCTAACAG GCCAACTTCCTCGACCCAAACGAGCTGAGCTGTGGGCCTCCAAGCGGGTTTTCTTCGCCACGCCGCAGGTGGTGCACTCAGACATGCTGGAAGCTGATGGCGGATCCAGCTTTCCCTTTGGGTCCATCAAGTTAATAGTGGTGGATGAGGCGCACCGGGCCAAAGGTCGCTATGCGTACACCCAGGTGGCCGACTGTCTGATGGCACGTAACAGGCACTTCCGGATGCTTGCCCTGTCCGCTACACCGGGAAGAACCATGGAGGATGTGGCAGCTGTGTGCCGAAACCTATACATTTCCAATCTGCAAGTTCGCTGGGACACCTCGATCGACGTGCAGCCCTACATACACAGGCGGACGATTCGAACCATAGTGGTCTCCCTGAAAGAGAGAATAAAGGAGCCGAGAGAACGATTGCTGCAAATCATCGAACCATACCTACGCCAGCTTACGGAAGCGGAGATTTTTAAAGGCAACAAGGGAACCGTAAGCAGAAATAGTTTGCTCTTTGAGCAGAAAAGCTTCGTCGAACGATCAGCGCAAGGCCAGCGGCATCCGGATCACAACATAATAATGAGCAACTTCGCCATGTGCATCAGCATGTACCACTCGCTGGAGCTAATGGAGCGGCACGGTCTTCGCGTCTTCGTCAACAATTTCGATGCAGACGAGGACGGGCGAGAGAAATTTGTACTGGCCAGAGATGGTAATCTAAGAAATTTGGTGGAGCAGGTGCGCCAAGAACTCGGCGCCAATCCCCTAGATTACACCACGCATGCCATGACGAATGGAGAAGTCCCGCCTTTGCCATCTGATCTAGACTTTGGACATGCCAAATATGAGAAGTTGCGACAGGTGTTGGTGCAACACTTTCAG GCAAACCCCGATTCCCGCGCCATTGTTTTCTGCGAGTACCGTGAGTCCGTGATGCTGATTCACCGTCTACTCCTTCAACACAGACCGGTGCTCCGTCCGCGCTGTTTTGTTGGCCAGGGCAGCACAGTTGGAGCAAGCTACGCTCTCACCCAgaaacagcagctgcagataATGACCGACTTTCGATCCGGCACTAGCAACGTTCTGGTGGCCACGTCGATCGGAGAGGAGGGCTTAGACGTCGGCGAGGTGGAGATGATTGTCTGCTTCGACATTTGCAGCACTAATCCCACTAGATTTATTCAGCGGATTGGGCGCACTGGAAGGAAAAAGAATGGAGAGGTGGTCATGCTAGTGACCGAAGGACGAGAACAGCAGGTACTTAAGGATGTTCTGGCCAACAAGGATCAAATCAACAAGAAGCTATTGAATTCGTCCGTTGTTAAATTTTCGCTTTATGAGCAAAATCCTCGAATGGTGCCATCAAAATTTCAACCAAAATGCGTGGAGAAACACATGGAGCCAGTTGCTGAGGATGAACCCAAGCCGAAGTCGTCAGCCAAGACGAAAGAATCCAGGAAGCGTAAGCAACCAGTTGCACAGACTGGTAGCCTAAGGAAATACTTCAAAGAAAGCCCTCCAACGGAGAGTCAGCACGGAATATTGCAGGGAATTAAACAATACCAAATGAGCGATTCTTCGCAGCAATTGGTTAAACAGCAAGTCCTACGGCGCAGCGTAACTCTGAAGAACTTCTTTGGGGAAACTCAGGCCAGCTCGACGTTAACCAGCAGTCAGGAAGATGTGCAACGCCTCCGGAAACTTACTCGCCTTCTGCAGTCAAACAAGCCATTGGTTTCAGACTCCAAGGATCTTATGAGCCATCTGCAGGACGATCACTTACCCAGGCAAATAAAGCTCTACTTACTCAAAAGTAATCCCGAATTTCTGAGGGAAACCCATTCGAAGATGCAAATCCAGAGCGAGTTGAATATAGCTGATGATCGCTTAAATAGTCGACAGCGACGCACTAGAAATAATTATCAACTGCTTCTGGACATTTGTGACGGAATGGACCAGATGAATGAGCTTCTTCAAGGGAATAATAGTGGAGCAGAGATTAGCTTCAGGGATGAACTAAATCCAATGTATAATCGGAGCCCGAAAAAGTTCGATACCATTTGTGATAAGATTTTCGAGGGTCTGAATGAGCATGGCCTAAACTCGGACAATTTTGAACTGAAGCAAGATCTTTTGGAAAAACTTGAGCTTCGAAATCTGGAAACCACAGTAAACGAGCAACTGGGTGGCATTGAAGATTCCTGGTCAGAAGAAGAGTGGGATCAACAGGAGGAAGACGTGAAATTCGAGTCCATGTACCTAAGCCAGCAATTGAACTTACCAGACGCGGATGTTGTCCCCCATAGCTCAACGCCGCTCAGGGTCAAACCCTTGAGCAAATTAAAGTTTGAAACCCTGCAAGGCGATATTGAAGAGGAATATCATTTCGGGATGGAAGCTAGTGAATTGGGGGACAACTTGGGTCGCCTAAATTCACTGATGAACGCCAGTGATTTGAAGATTAAAGCGACTGAAAGAAGTGCACCTATTTCTATAAGAGACTCTACAATTGAGACAAATCACTTTCGAGCCGTGGAAGAAAGTCAGAGATCAATTCCTATTCCCATTGCAGAATCTTCAGGGGAATCAAATCACTGTCATGTTAATGAAAATAGTGAGATATATCCAATGAGCATAGATGATACGAAAGTTAAGTCCTCTTTAAATCTGAAAATTCAGGCAGAATCCATTGTCGATGATTTGGATATCGACTTGGATGATTTTCTAGAGCCAATGGACAAGGAACTGGAATTAGCCTCCCAGACAATTGGGAAGTCGCAAAAGAACATCCTAGATCACCAGACGGAAAAATTGGAGGAAAACTGCCAGCAGAAAGAAACAGCACACAACGATGACCTTGACTTAACGGCCGAGGACTTGAAAGAATTTCTAGAGCCGATGGTGGAGGAAGTGGAGTTGATGAGCCAACAAAAGGCGAATGACTTCAAGGACTTTCTCGAGCCAATGGCAGAGGAGTTAGAGCTAGTGAGCCCGCAGAACAAAAATATACTGCCTCCAAGTACAGGAACGATTAAAAactcagaaaataaaaacttacaTGAGAATGGCTCGAGAACCGTTTCGCCAGATATCTTTGGGTCTGACTCCATGTCACCTTTGAAGCCCCAAGGAAAAAGTCTGGCCGCCAAATTGGCAGCCAAGGCAGCAGCAAAGGTTTTGCCTTGCGCACCGCCAAATTCAGCAGGTCTTAATTCGCCGGAGAACCGGAAACGCACCAATTCTTCTATCCAGGATAAGTCTCCAAGCATCTTTGATCTATATTTAAATCGAATGCGGGGTCGTGGTCGTCTGGCTAAAGCTGCGGAGAATCTGCACCGTATAACTTCAACGAATTCTACAATCTCAGTACCTAAAGACGAAGAGGATTCACCTATTGCGCGGCGTCCATCCAAACGGAAGATTGTTATAAGTtccgatgaggaggaggagcagaagccACAGGTTGCGGAAACCCAAGTGGATTGCGAGTCCGATGATTACGAGCGAATTCTTGACACGCAAATG CCTGATCCGCCTAAGACTCCAACGAGACCTCGACAAAAACGTAGTAAATTCAATTCCTTTATTCTGGATGAGGCTGAAAAAAGCGGGTCGGACCATGAGGAGGAAGGGGAGACTACTATAGGCACATATCTGAAGGACTCCATGATCGTTTCAAGCGATGATGAGGACCATAACGACACAAACAATCATGCTATTTACCTTCGTGCACTCAA GAGCCCCATTCAAAGACCAGGTGCCTTCAAGATGCCTCCTCCACGAGTTTTTCGCGACGAATCGCACATATTTTCTCAGCCAGTGGAAGACGATTCCTCGCAGTACATGCAATGCTCATTTATCGTTGATGATGAAAGCTCAACGATTGAAAGAGGGCATGATGTCTCCGAATGTCCTCTTGAGAAAGCGGAACGT